A stretch of Colletotrichum lupini chromosome 2, complete sequence DNA encodes these proteins:
- a CDS encoding 40S ribosomal protein S3: MISQPAPQNRSGALTIGQVWTTRTTSLLNLPPLRRTKPSTLQQFVQLSPPFDKLGQTKVKMAVPGTQISKRRKFVADGVFYAELNEFFQRELAEEGYSGVEVRVTPTVTDIIIRATHTQEVLGEQGRRIRELTSLIQKRFKFPENSVSLYAAKVQNRGLSAVAQCESLRYKLLNGLAVRRACYGVLRFIMESGAKGCEVVVSGKLRAARAKSMKFTDGFMIHSGQPAKDFIDHATRHVLLRQGVLGIKVKIMRGSDPEGKAGPQKTLPDAVSILEPKEEQSVVQPMSQDYGAKAAQAQAAAEAQQAEQQPEAGEEAEAQS; this comes from the exons ATGATCAGCCAGCCAGCAC CGCAAAATCGATCCGGGGCACTGACGATTGGGCAAGTGTGGACTACTCGAACAACCTCACTTCTCAACCTTCCGCCCCTCCGCCGAACGAAACCGTCGACACTCCAACAATTCGTCCAACTATCCCCCCCTTTCGACAAACTCGGGCAAACGAAAGTCAAGATGGCTGTTCCAGGCACTCAGAT CTCCAAGCGCAGAAAGTTCGTCGCCGATGGCGTCTTCTACGCTGAGCTCAACGAGTTCTTCCAGCGCGAGCTGGCCGAGGAGGGCTACTCCGGCGTCGAGGTCCGCGTCACCCCCACGGTAACCGACATCATCATCCGTGCCACCCACACCCAGGAGGTTCTCGGCGAGCAGGGCCGCCGCATCCGCGAGCTCACCTCGCTCATCCAGAAGCGCTTCAAGTTCCCCGAGAACTCCGTCTCCCTCTACGCCGCCAAGGTCCAGAACCGCGGTCTCTCCGCCGTCGCCCAGTGCGAGTCCCTCCGCTACAAGCTCCTTAACGGTCTCGCCGTCCGCCGCGCCTGCTACGGTGTCCTCCGCTTCATCATGGAGTCCGGCGCCAAGGGTTGCGAGGTCGTCGTCTCCGGCAAGCTCCGCGCCGCCCGCGCCAAGTCCATGAAGTTCACCGACGGCTTCATGATCCACTCTGGTCAGCCCGCCAAGGACTTCATCGACCACGCCACCCGCCACGTCCTCCTCCGCCAGGGTGTTCTCGGCATCAAGGTCAAGATCATGCGCGGCTCCGACCCCGAGGGCAAGGCCGGCCCCCAGAAGACCCTCCCCGACGCCGTCTCCATCCTTGAGCCCAAGGAGGAGCAGTCCGTCGTTCAGCCCATGTCCCAGGACTACGGCGCTAAGGCCGCCCAGGCCCAGGCCGCCGCTGAGGCGCAACAAGCGGAGCAGCAGCCCGAGGCTGGCGAGGAGGCTGAGGCTCAGTCGTAG
- a CDS encoding phenylalanyl-tRNA synthetase: MSWLEYAHGCVHWPPAVDGPAPKRNMVIYGFHFSCLRWVAFATAAFAAPQPRSPSNGCDEVEMTPTDLLKQQLHPAPANLPCVHAVASPPSIPKISTDLCTLERLSPILTMPTISVNKYDLYKALGQNFTTQEFEDLCFEFGIELDEDTENDDRPIVNGVQEPPQLKIEIPANRYDMLCFEGIALMLNIFREKVAAPNYKVVEPKNPEASVITVAQDTSKIRPLVAGAILRNIKFTQESYDSFIGLQDKLHMNLARQRTLVAIGTHDLDTIEGPFTYEALPAKDIKFKPLNQTKEMDGEELMQFYESDKHLGRYLHIIKDSPVYPVIYDKNRTVCSLPPIINGDHSKITVNTKNVFIEMTATDATKLDIVCDMMVTMFSQYCSEPFTVEPVKIVSEHNGASRTTPTLAPRTIDVEIDYLNACTGLSETPEKMCQLLNKMAYIAKPSDKDSNLLSVSIPVTRADVLHQCDVMEDLAICYGYNNLPRSSPNKSATIGAPLMINKLADIVRTEAAMSGWSEVMPLILCSHDENFGWLNRKDDGKTAVKLANPKTAEYQVVRTSLVPGLLKTIRENKKHSVPIKIFESADVVFKDESLERKARNERHFAAAWYGKTSGFEVVHGLLDRVLLMLRTAFLTHDEGLKAGKSVDFKVVENPSKPDGYWIEEIDEATFFAGHAAAIYLRLGGKEARIGEFGILHPTVLEKFDLRYPVSTLEINLEVFL, translated from the exons ATGTCGTGGCTGGAATATGCGCACGGCTGTGTGCACTGGCCGCCAGCTGTCGATGGGCCTGCACCGAAGAGGAATATGGTGATTTATGGCTTCCATTTCTCCTGCCTGCGCTGGGTTGCGTT TGCGACCGCTGCTTTTGCTGCCCCTCAACCCCGCAGCCCCTCCAATGGCTGCGATGAAGTCGAAATGACTCCCACTGACCTCTTAAAGCAGCAACTTCATCCCGCCCCGGCGAACCTTCCATGCGTGCATGCAGTTGCTTCACCTCCGAGTATCCCCAAAATTTCT ACAGACCTCTGCACCCTCGAGAGACTCTCGCCAATTCTCACCATGCCTACCATATCCGTCAACAAGTACGATCTGTACAAGGCCCTAGGCCAAAA CTTCACCACCCAAGAGTTCGAAGACCTGTGCTTCGAATTCGGTATCGAGCTCGACGAGGACACCGAGAATGACGACCGACCGATTGTCAATGGCGTGCAGGAGCCGCCCCAGCTGAAGATCGAGATCCCCGCCAACCGATACGACATGCTGTGCTTCGAGGGTATCGCGCTCATGCTCAACATCTTCAGAGAGAAGGTTGCCGCACCCAACTACAAGGTCGTAGAACCCAAGAACCCTGAAGCCTCCGTCATTACCGTCGCCCAGGACACCAGCAAAATCCGACCCCTCGTTGCTGGTGCCATTCTCAGAAACATCAAGTTCACCCAAGAGAGCTACGACTCCTTCATCGGCCTCCAGGACAAGCTGCACATGAACTTGGCGAGACAAAGAACATTGGTGGCCATCGGAACCCACGACCTCGATACGATAGAAGGCCCCTTCACATACGAGGCCCTGCCGGCCAAGGACATCAAGTTCAAGCCCCTGAACCAGACCAAGGAGATGGACGGCGAGGAGCTGATGCAGTTCTACGAGAGTGACAAGCATCTCGGCAGGTACCTGCACATTATCAAGGACTCTCCCGTCTACCCCGTCATCTACGACAAGAACCGGACTGTCTGCTCGCTGCCGCCCATCATCAACGGCGACCACTCTAAGATCACCGTCAACACCAAGAACGTCTTCATCGAGATGACAGCAACGGACGCCACCAAGCTCGATATTGTCTGCGACATGATGGTTACAATGTTCTCGCAGTACTGCTCCGAGCCCTTCACCGTTGAGCCCGTCAAGATCGTTTCCGAGCACAACGGCGCATCAAGAACGACACCAACCCTCGCCCCCCGCACGATCGATGTTGAGATTGACTACCTCAACGCTTGCACTGGCCTTAGCGAAACACCCGAGAAGATGTGCCAGCTCCTGAACAAGATGGCGTACATCGCCAAGCCCTCCGACAAGGACAGCAACCTTCTCAGCGTGTCAATCCCTGTCACCCGTGCCGATGTGCTCCACCAATGCGACGTCATGGAGGACCTGGCTATCTGCTACGGCTACAACAACCTCCCTAGGTCTTCTCCCAACAAGAGCGCTACCATTGGAGCGCCTCTCATGATCAATAAGCTCGCTGATATTGTGCGGACAGAGGCCGCCATGTCTGGCTGGAGCGAAGTAATGCCTCTGATTCTGTGCAGCCACGACGAGAACTTCGGCTGGCTGAACCGCAAGGATGACGGCAAGACTGCTGTCAAGCTTGCCAACCCCAAGACTGCCGAGTACCAGGTTGTGCGGACATCCCTGGTCCCTGGTCTTCTCAAGACCATCCGCGAGAACAAGAAGCACAGCGTCCCCATCAAGATCTTTGAGTCAGCTGACGTCGTCTTCAAGGACGAGTCTCTGGAGCGCAAGGCTCGCAATGAGCGTCACTTCGCTGCTGCCTGGTATGGTAAGACCAGTGGTTTCGAGGTTGTTCACGGTCTTCTGGACCGTGTCCTCTTGATGCTCCGTACAGCTTTCCTCACTCATGACGAGGGACTGAAGGCAGGCAAGAGCGTTGACTTCAAGGTCGTTGAGAACCCCAGCAAGCCTGACGGCTACTGGATCGAGGAGATTGACGAGGCCACTTTCTTCGCTGGCCACGCGGCTGCCATCTACCTGCGTCTGGGTGGCAAGGAGGCGCGCATCGGCGAGTTCGGCATCTTGCACCCTACTGTGTTGGAGAAGTTTGACTTGAG ATACCCTGTGAGCACCCTCGAGATCAACCTCGAGGTCTTCTTGTAG
- a CDS encoding S-adenosylmethionine-dependent methyltransferase, with protein sequence MASTPAHLEPSKLGTKEYWSSLYTTELTNNAQNPEDRGTVWFDDSDAESKLLTYLEDLTESAPFDHSLRQADATFLDLGCGNGSLLFALRDEGWAGRALGVDYAPQSVELARRIAAQRQQAAAKEDEDMSDAPAGDEDDEADAREPEFEEWDVLNGPWETVLNGTQKDGWDVVLDKGTFDAICLSDEKDAQGRRICEGYRGRALRLVKPGGLLLITSCNWTEEELRKWFEGPSNEGDAGKFVAVGKVDYPSFTFGGAKGQTISSLCFQRQA encoded by the exons ATGGCATCTACCCCAGCACACCTGGAGCCCTCCAAGCTCGGGACAAAAGAATA CTGGTCATCCCTCTACACAACCGAACTCACAAACAACGCTCAGAACCCTGAAGACCGCGGCACAGTCTGGTTCGACGACTCGGACGCCGAGTCAAAGCTCCTGACCTACCTCGAGGACCTCACCGAGTCCGCCCCCTTCGACCACTCCCTCCGCCAAGCCGACGCCACCTTCCTCGACCTCGGCTGCGGCAACGGCTCCCTCCTCTTCGCCCTCCGCGACGAGGGCTGGGCCGGCCGCGCCCTCGGCGTCGACTACGCCCCGCAGAGCGTCGAGCTGGCGCGCCGCATCGCGGCGCAGAGACAGCAAGCTGCCGCCAAGGAGGATGAGGACATGTCCGACGCACCCGCCGGggacgaagacgacgaggCAGACGCCAGAGAGCCAGAATTCGAAGAGTGGGATGTACTAAACGGACCCTGGGAAACCGTGCTCAACGGAACCCAAAAAGACGGTTGGGACGTCGTCCTCGACAAGGGCACCTTTGACGCAATCTGCCTCAGCGATGAAAAGGACGCGCAAGGCAGGCGCATCTGCGAGGGATACAGAGGCCGCGCGCTCCGCCTCGTCAAGCCCGGCGGCCTGCTTCTCATCACGAGCTGTAACTGGACAGAGGAGGAGCTCAGGAAGTGGTTCGAGGGTCCTTCGAATGAGGGAGATGCGGGCAAGTTTGTTGCTGTGGGCAAGGTGGATTATCCTAGCTTCACCTTTGGCGGGGCCAAAGGCCAGACCATCAGCAGTTTGTGCTTCCAGAGGCAGGCATAG